A window of the Zeugodacus cucurbitae isolate PBARC_wt_2022May chromosome 2, idZeuCucr1.2, whole genome shotgun sequence genome harbors these coding sequences:
- the LOC105221575 gene encoding serine-rich adhesin for platelets — translation MSLRGQKSQLKMQFRPVQPCYNGNIIGDARPHTRISTAVNLEEHTSGERTGALASAASSITTLAPAEATSSTSTSAIPPGSVTTSDAPPVTEQIANLLNLAQHLLSSVRAEQQRHHRRHHRHRRESRLQESTPYQRPTSEALQAVQPHHDSDNSSFQINGTNVNTVSIGGTCAITNGDANSIAQQQSEHTQFRNASSSSSSNNNSNSRVSEDNINFKCSICLDSYLLHRPMVTQCGHIFCKRCIRQSVSCQGKCPMCNRKLNSNSMFRVYF, via the coding sequence ATGTCTTTAAGGGGACAGAAATCTCAGTTGAAGATGCAGTTTCGACCAGTGCAACCATGTTATAATGGTAACATAATCGGCGATGCTAGGCCGCATACCCGAATCAGCACTGCTGTCAATTTAGAAGAACATACTAGTGGAGAGCGCACTGGTGCACTGGCTAGTGCAGCTTCATCGATTACAACGTTAGCGCCGGCGGAAGCGACATCTAGCACATCAACGTCAGCAATACCACCAGGCTCGGTCACAACATCCGATGCACCGCCGGTGACCGAACAAATTGCTAATTTGCTGAATTTGGCACAACATCTACTGAGTAGTGTGCGTGCAGAACAGCAGCGACATCATCGACGCCACCATCGCCATCGACGCGAGTCGCGCCTGCAAGAGAGCACGCCGTACCAGCGGCCAACTAGCGAGGCGCTTCAGGCTGTGCAGCCACATCATGACAGTGACAACAGTTCGTTTCAAATTAACGGTACAAATGTGAATACCGTCAGTATTGGGGGGACTTGTGCAATTACAAATGGCGATGCCAACTCTATTGCTCAACAACAATCGGAGCATACACAATTTCGCAatgccagcagcagcagcagcagcaacaacaacagcaatagtagAGTTAGTgaagataatataaatttcaaatgttcAATTTGTTTGGACTCGTATCTGTTGCATCGGCCGATGGTCACGCAGTGTGGACATATATTTTGCAAGCGCTGCATAAGGCAGAGTGTCAGCTGTCAGGGCAAATGTCCTATGTGTAATCGCAAATTGAATTCCAACAGCATGTTTCGGGTGTATTTTTGA